The following coding sequences are from one Danio rerio strain Tuebingen ecotype United States chromosome 21, GRCz12tu, whole genome shotgun sequence window:
- the LOC100333265 gene encoding proteinase-activated receptor 3, translating into MCFSIMGKAFLIVLVTLFLLNTTQTQGKKSIRIKRNSTGSVGPRTFKGSLINISFSLDKIAEMQTPPPSNAVVLNSNNTAVYLRGPISIWFIPAIYIISLVVGIPANIAILLTVGTKVRVISSAILYCSLAVSDLLLLFSLFLKTHYHLNGNNWIFGETACRVTTAFFYGNLYCSAFTLACISIKRYIAVVHPFFYKSLPKRSFSAWGGLIVWIVFIVALLPECLVKQSYYIMHLGITTCHDVLPDTIDYRWLEYYNLGLTCVGFFGPLVVTIGCYASIVWHLNRSHRDWALYIRASSLNFVIFVVCFGPSSCFHFVHYFLLSLEITESFYMYFSVAVCLCCLHSALDPFLFMVMSRTVGTKRYFLTRKGPALSIST; encoded by the exons ATGTGTTTCTCAATCATGGGGAAAGCTTTCTTGATcgttttggtcactttatttcttctgaacacgACGCAGACGCAAG GAAAGAAGTCCATCCGGATCAAACGAAACAGCACTGGCAGCGTCGGCCCGAGGACATTCAAAGGAAGCCTGATTAACATCTCGTTTTCTTTGGACAAAATAGCAGAGATGCAAACACCACCTCCCTCCAATGCTGTTGTGTTAAACAGCAACAACACTGCAGTTTATCTTCGAGGTCCTATAAGCATCTGGTTCATCCCTGCCATCTACATAATATCCCTGGTTGTCGGCATTCCTGCTAATATCGCCATTTTGCTCACCGTTGGAACTAAAGTGAGGGTCATATCATCTGCCATTTTATATTGTAGCCTGGCGGTGTCTGACCTGCTGCTATTGTTCAGTCTCTTCCTCAAGACGCACTATCATCTCAACGGAAACAATTGGATATTCGGTGAAACTGCTTGTCGCGTTACAACCGCTTTCTTCTATGGGAATCTTTACTGctctgcttttactctagcctgTATTAGCATTAAGCGCTACATAGCTGTGGTTCATCCGTTCTTCTATAAAAGTCTGCCGAAGCGTTCATTCAGCGCTTGGGGCGGCTTGATCGTTTGGATCGTTTTTATCGTCGCACTTTTGCCTGAATGTTTAGTAAAACAAAGCTACTACATCATGCATCTGGGAATAACAACATGCCATGACGTCCTCCCTGATACTATTGACTACCGGTGGCTTGAGTATTATAATTTAGGCTTGACATGCGTTGGTTTTTTTGGGCCCCTAGTGGTGACAATAGGGTGTTACGCCTCTATCGTCTGGCACCTGAATCGCTCGCACAGAGACTGGGCTCTTTACATTAGAGCGAGCTCGTTGaactttgttatttttgttgtgtgCTTCGGCCCGAGCAGCTGCTTTCACTTCGTGCATTACTTTCTGCTGTCTTTGGAAATTACGGAGAGTTTCTATATGTACTTCAGCGTGGCTGTGTGCTTGTGTTGTCTGCATAGTGCCCTGGATCCGTTTCTGTTCATGGTCATGTCCAGGACAGTCGGAACGAAGCGGTATTTCCTTACACGCAAGGGACCCGCGCTTAGTATCTCTAcgtaa